Proteins found in one Homalodisca vitripennis isolate AUS2020 chromosome 4, UT_GWSS_2.1, whole genome shotgun sequence genomic segment:
- the LOC124358973 gene encoding protein spaetzle-like isoform X1, whose amino-acid sequence MIKLLILIFVASPGLAILTEEAQITPNSSVFEEIPLCSSVQRIIYPKTAATIGFVVNDEEYRQGIKTESCVNQNSPCNIPGSLPTGYSSSCVQRFTMVTLMILNRNTTDKRSFIPKSFNFPSYCSCVLIKLTTLI is encoded by the exons AtgattaaattacttattttaatcttTGTTGCCAGTCCAGGCCTAGCT atacTCACTGAAGAAGCTCAGATCACACCCAACTCATCTGTGTTTGAAGAAATTCCACTTTGCTCATCTGTG CAAAGAATTATTTATCCTAAAACAGCAGCGACAATTGGATTCGTTGTCAACGATGAAGAATACAGGCAAGGCATAAAAACTGAATCTTGCGTCAACCA GAACAGTCCTTGCAATATCCCAGGCAGTTTGCCAACAGGTTACTCTTCAAGCTGCGTCCAGAGATTCACTATGGTGACTTTAATGATACTCAACAGGAATACAACAGATAAGCGTAGCTTCATACCAAAATCATTCAACTTTCCTTCTTATTGTTCTTGTGTTCTAATCAAACTAACAaccttaatataa